The Mugil cephalus isolate CIBA_MC_2020 chromosome 8, CIBA_Mcephalus_1.1, whole genome shotgun sequence genome segment caaatgaaagtgaaataaaacaaagcaaattcacagaaataaatacgATGTGATTTGACAATAAAAAAGGCTGGAGTGTGCGTTCAGCTGTTGTCTAGTTAAAGGATACCTTCactattttttaatgtataaattTCATCTAATTTCCCTTCATAAAATCTCATAATTTTCATAAGAGATCTAAAGTTCTTCTCTGCTactcctctttgttttctacttttctctccGAGTTTAAACCCAAAAGGCAAGGTCTTTCATCTGTGCTGCTCTGCTCGATGCCTTAGTCAAAAAATAGTTTGCACTGATGGACAACTGAGATCCACTTGATGTGAAACGGTAATGTAGAAATCGTCCTCCTTATTAGAATAGTAAGTAAgtgaactaaaaataaatggtgGTGTTTGCTCTAATCAAATGGATCATCAGGAGTGTAcacaaaaaatactaaaaacaaactaaaaacactttaaaatgaGTGGAAAAGGATAAATAGTATTATGTGGCCTTTTCTCATGAAGGTAATATATTTCTAGGTCATTTAGGACCAAAAACAAGTCATCAGTCATCTCTGTCTGAACATTTTACCTTCAGCAGTAACACACTTGTCCCTTTTGTTTACTACGCAGCATAATCTAATTTCTCTACCTAATTTGCCTTTATAATTATTAATGCTGGTGTTTTTATGTGCTCAAGAACAATGTCATATAATTTATAGAAGTGTAATTAAGTGTGACATTCCATATTTTCATAATATGTTCCTTTTTTCAAAGCAGACTCtagataattaaaatatatctctgaatTTCAGGAGCGAAACCAGATTTCTACATTTGCCTTTGCCACCACTAGGTGGCTCTCCACTTTTGTGGATGATAGAGAACTATACTGTGAAACTGTCTATtcttattcaaataataatttttccCACTCAAACTTTTCACAGATCGATTAAGACCTGGTTTAAAGCAAATGCACATTTGCACTAAACTAACAATGATCTTAAACAAATCTGTGATTAAGCATAAAGTGGAAAAAACGCTCGGGGCACCAGTAAGATCTAATCTAGCCCGACTTAGTCTTTGGGCTGAAGGTGACACCTGGCCAGTCGTAGGTGTCTGGCAGGAAAGAGTCGTAGCTGGTGTTCCACACAGTAGCGCGCACAAAGGCGTTCTTGTCCAGAGGCTCAGGGTAGCGGAACGCCATGCCTTTAGCATAGACGTACTCAACCACCTGtagtgaagaggaagagaaagtttAGCCCcaatacagacaaacaaatgcaaagcaCACACGtgtcacagagacaaacagcaagGCTACCAGAGCTAAATCTGACTATGCGAAGTTGCAGGTTACAGCATTATGTCACGTCTCTTGTTAGTCAGGCGGTGGGTCAGTtggaaaacagaacaaagtggCTTCATTTAAGCAGGAACTGTTTGGATATAGACTAGGTGCTGTCAGCAAAGGATACGTACCTTGACAGCCATCTGGAGAGAGACCTCTCTGATGTTGGAGAGGGGAGGATAGAGTCTGCCTTCTTCAAGGTCTTTATCCGTCAGCTGCTCTGCAAGAGTCTGGAAGGAATATAAAACGTGTTAATGCTAAAGACTCATTTCTAGACCttggagaaaagaaacatcaaaacTATTATTTGCCTCCAGTATTCTGTGCTTCTGCTGTTTggttttactgtttatttaagaaagggacagtgcaatTTCATAGAACAGCCATTCAAATGAATGTGCAGCCATAAATTTAGTACGTGCTTTTGCATGAGAACATGTAAGAGGTCAAGTGACAGAATTTGCCAAACTCCTactataaatattaatactgCAGTGACAGTGTTGCCGTGACTAAACGAGAAATAACTGTGCGATCAGTAATTGCTCTAATCATTGCTGAGGATTCAAATGCAGCCAAGCACAAGAAGGAATAAGATAGATAGGAAAGAAAGTGCAAAGCAGGGTCAGCCTTTTTAAAAGCTCTTCATCTGTTAGCGGTTATGGCAGAGTCTAGAAAGAGAGGGAACAGGAGACATCAGAGGGTTAAGCAGGTTTCAGATCAACACAAGACAGAGTCAGCAAGAAAACGCAGGAtggagtgaggaaaaaaaataagtttaagtgatttatgaaaaaaagcagaaaaaaatattgtggcATGAGaattttatggctgttttttgCCCGTGTACATTTTTGCCTCAAAGGTGTCCAGAAGATGCAAAATGTGgcactttataaaaaaaaaaactaatgcagTCTATTCAagtctatctatatatatctatataaatcAAGTCTATTGCTAATATTTGACATATCCAATTGCCACCAAAGTCCCACCCCAccactgtttatttaaaaaaaaaaaaaaattcagtttttgtggGAGGgggtttataaaaaaataatgaaatatttcacatcATTAGACTGGCACTTAAAGAAAACTACTGTAAATTTGGTAGTTTTTGAATaagtctgaagttgtttaagagatttatgaaaaaaaatagaaaaatatattgatgtatgaggatttgtgtacatttttgccgTGAAGGTGTCCAAAGGATTGTTAATTTGAGGAGGTATATGAGGTAAAGAATAGACTGAGAAACACTTAGGCTGTTACATACTCTGCAAGAAGGGAGAAGTTTGTTCTCCGTCTATTTGACTCCTCAATTGGGCGTCTAgaaactattctgtgattggtcagaaattggagtGGGTGTGGTTAAAATGCAAAACTGCTCACGACCACTCTGTGAGCTCCCCGATGCTAATACTCACAGATCATCctgcatctcccacaatgcttagcgcaTGTGACGTACACTGCAGTTGGAGGGCCCTATTTAGACTTCCCTGGAGTTTGGTACTATTTTATTCTCATAATGAATAAATTACCAGGCCAAAACCACCCTTTTTCTTGCCCGCCCCCAGCCCTATGAACACCAAATTTCCCACTTCCCATGGAGTAGGTAACAAGCTCAAGCGATGTTTTCAGACCTTGGCAGCCTCCAAGAATACTGTGTCACTGATGTGTCTCACTCCACTCAGGATCACAGCCAGGgccacacctgaaacacacatacagcatTCATTTCCAAAGAAGTTGCGTAAATGCAGTGAATCTGACAAATAGTTGTACTGGTTCCAGATTGCTCAGCTAGATAGTTAGATATCTTATCTTATTGATATTGTCAATGTACAAGTACAGTGAAGTGCTGATGGAGCAAACCCATTAGATGGCTACGGTCCAAAAACAAGgtatgaaaaatagaaatacttaaataaacttcaaacttaaaaaacttaaaatacagCTGACGATGAAGATGATGGATAGTAACGACATTTACACTGAGCCACTTCAAGTCAACATTGCTGTTTGAGGATGGTGACAGAATCTAAAAGCTGTGAACTGTGTTTCAATACTGTCTGTgacttttttggtttgttttgacattgtctgtgTCTGGCTCTGTAACTGTCtattgtatgattgttgttttaaagtctttttccgtctgtgttgtgtacctaCCAGGCGTAGTCCCAAGGtagcatttacactgatgactaatgcatcaatgttgattaatgtgcaccATCCCAATtcaataatctaataataataataattaatgcagaaatttaaatgcacatcTTGGACCCAATATGCTGCCTGGAACACATTTCTGTAAAGTGCTGCACAAGCCTGTGAATTTATTTGTAATCAACTTAAGTAGCATTAACATCGACGTGACATTATTTAAACTAACATTGGATCTATCCTCAATTCAGCTGTggtatccttttttttttttaagtctctcTTGGAATCCTGGCAAATTGAACACCATTTGTCAATTTAGTCGAAGGAAACAAGTCAAATTTTTAGAACCATTCTCTGCCACCCTTGCACATTTTAACTGATGGTGTTCAATGTTTCCCACTCTGAGTGTGACATCAGAGATAAATTGCCGATTACAGTCTGTGCTGTAAACGCTagactttaaatacattttatcaCTTGACTCTGTCATCAGTAATTGTTTATGTCAAGGAATCGGTGCATAATTCGTGCTATATTctgcttaataatgaatgaacagTATATAGCCATGTATTTCACCTGGAAAGATGTAAGCGTTGTTCCCTTGTCCCGGTGTAATAACGCGGCCGTCGCTCAGAGTCACTGGACCAAACGGGCTGCCACTGGCAAAAAGACATCTACCCtgtgagacacagacacaagggTCATGAGAGCCGAAGAGTGAATGAGAAAGGACGATGGCAAGAAGGGTGGTTTAAATCAGAGTACTTCTGTTAGTTTGTAGGCGTCCTCAGCTGTGCACTCTGCTTTAGTGGTGGGGTTACTCAGGGCAAAGATGATTGGTCGTTCGTTCAGGGTTCCCATGGCTTTGATCACATCATGGTTAAACAGACGTCCAGCTCCTGACACACCTGGGGGAAGAAAACAGATCATAACTTCAGACAAAATCAAACTATACCTTGAAATTGTTACAGTTTTTTGTGACTGACTGATTCATTAAATACAGTTACAGTTAATATAAAATAGAGAAGTTCATCACCGATGATGGCTGTGGGTTTGATGGTGTTTACAGCATCTAGGAAGCTCTGTACATTCCCTGGACTGTCATGGATGAATGCCTGCTGGTTAGTGTCCATTTCCTGTTCTCTTCCCTGGAGACAcatattaacattaattatAAATCAATTTACCATTTAAACTGTACAGACAGTGAGCCAGACAGGAAGCCACACAGACATGTACTGTTTCATATATGTCATTAATTTGTGGCCGACATAAAACTAACCTTTACGAGTAAGCCGTATTTATCGTACATCCAGACTTTGTTTCTGGCCTCTTCTTGGGTCATCCCACTCTCCTCCATGGCCATAACAATCAGATTGGCAATACCAAGGGCAGCCTATGAAGAAAGTATTTAGACGGTGTATCTTAAACCACTTTATCTGTGACCATATTTTTCAGTAGGTCTTACAAAGGGAGGCTcatgtattattttatacatatacactcaccagccacttaattaggtacaccttgccaGTAAAAGTTGGACCCTGTTTTACCTTAAGAATtacttaattctttgtggcatactttcaacgaGGTGTTAGAAACaatcctcagagattttggtccatattgacattatagcatcacgcagttgctgcagatttgttggctacACATCTATGATATGAATCTTCCGTTCTACCACATTCCGAAAGTGCTCTATTTGATTGAGCTCCGGTGCCTGTGGAGGCCACCGAAGTACATTGAAGCCTCTTACATGTTCTCATGCAAAACAGTTTGAGATGacatgagctttgtgacatggtgcatgatcctgctggaagtagccgtcagaagatagtacactgtggtcataaagggatggtcatggtcagcaacaatactcaggtaggctgtggcatttaaaccattcTCAGTTTGAACTAAaaggcccaaagtgtgccaagaaaatatcccccacaccattacaccaccacccccagcctgaaccgttgagtcaaggcaggatggatccatgctttcatgtagtttacgccaaattctgacccagccacaataaatgtcacagctgaaatcaagacttgtcagaccaggcaatgtttttccaatcttctattgtccagtgttggtgatcctgtgtgaactgtagtctcagtttcctgttcttagctgacaggagtggcacctggtgtggtcttatgctgctgtagctcatcttcttcaaggtttgacgtgttgtgcgttcagaaaTGGTATTCTggattccttggttgtaacaagtggttatttgagttactgttgcctttccatcatctccaaccagtctgcatattctcctctgacctctcacatcaacaaggcatttacgtccacacaactgccgctcactggatattttctcttttgctgTCCATTCCCTGTAAACcctgtgaaaatcccagtatatcagcagtttctgaaatactccagccattgaacttcagcaagttgtcttgataaCCTCtgcatgcctaaatgcattgaactgcagccatatcgattggctgattagctatttgtgttaacaagcaattgaacaggtgtacctaataaagtggcaagtgagtgtacattgTTATGTttacaaacaaaagacacaacttAGATATACAGATTAATAAGTAAATATTAGACTACCTCTCCTGCTCCCAGAAAAAGCACACGATGTTCGGTAATGGGTTTGCCGATGGCTCTCTGAGCTGCTAACAGACCAGCGAGGGCTACGGATGCAGTGCCTGGACGCAGAGAAGAACAGAACAGTtaagaatgaattcattttcacaTCATTTGTCTTACAGTAGTAAGAGCTCCCCCCATTTCCATGCAACTGATGAAGGATGATGTGATCAATGACCAGCATTGCAGAGATGGTTTTACTCAACAGAGCATGTTTGGACACATTACGACTGGATGGGTGGAAACTTGAAAAACCTCCAGAATGATTCTTAAAGCAAAACCAACTGCTACAAAACTTTAAGTGAATACAATGAGCTTCACACAGTAGGACTTTGAGTCAGGTGGAAAGACACATAAACAAAGTAAGACtctaaatgaaataatagtACCTTCACATAAAAAGGTTGTTACAAAGACAGAATAACCAGATACAAAtctctgtaaaacacacacagtgtgagGTGGTGCGTTAGGGGCTACATGCGAACCTTGGATATCGTCGTTGAAGGTGCAGTACTTCTCCCTGTACTTTCTGAGGAAGCGGAACGCGTTGTGGTTCCCGAAGTCCTCAAACTGGATCAGTGTGTCCTGCCCGTATTTGTCCACCACAGCTTCCATGAACTCATCAATCAGATCATCGTAGGCTTGGGAGCGGTCTCGTTTCTGGTACAGGCCCATGTACAGCGGATCCTTGAGGAGAGTCTGACAGGAGGACGAAAACGGATCAacatttgtttctgtattttcctTCATCACACACGTACAGCAAGATGAAAACGTAGTGTTCCTACCTCATTGTCTGTACCAACATCTATTACCACAGGCAGACATCTCTCAGGTCTAATGCCGGCACAGGCAGTGTACAGACAAAGTTTTCCAACAGGTATGCCCATTCCATAAACACCCAGGTCCCCTAATCCTAAAATACGCTCTCCGTCAGTTACTACCACTGCCtatgagaagagagagaaggagggaaaacaagGATATTAGGATACAATTTTACAAGCTCACGTCTGTGAGATAAACTAAACACCACTTGGGTCAAGTGAATACAGTAAATATGGACGCTAATGGGTCAACCGACCCTTTATCAAGTCATGCCTGCCAATGTTACTTGGTAACCATACATCAAACCTGAAAGCTGCTGAAAAGGGTGTTTGCATAGTGGGGTGTCCATATCTAATCTGTATATACTAGTGACAGCCAACAGGACTGAAAACCTACAATTGTGGTGAATTTGTTTTAGCTACCCACAGCAACATTAGTCTCCGGCCAGTTGTCCAGGATGGAACGGATATGTCCTTTGTCCAGAATGGAGATGAATAAGCCTCTGGTGAGAGAAACAAGATGATACTTTAGCTATAATGGTAAAATGCATCTTCGCTACAATAACATCTTTAACTACATGTGTTCAACTCAATATGTCTCCCAGCCAATGTAGACCCTACAATATAAGCTCAAACTGCAAAGATTTTGTGAATACTTACTTTGGTCTTCTAAAGATATGTCCATAATGCGTGCAGGCCAGGCCGACAGTGGGAGTGTAGACAATTGGCATCAGTTCTTCTATATCCTCCATCAACACCCTATAGAAAAGTCTCTCATTTCTTTCCTGGATCCCCATCAGGTAGATATAtctgtgtgaaaaaaaagatacatgtaagtattattattatttttcatattattattaatgaaaaacatttggtaGTTCTGCAGCTACAGTTTCCAGGGCTTTGAGTAAATATGCTATTACTTCTGCAGTGGGTCAGTCATCTTCTTGAGATTATTCTGAAAGCGCATGGCCTGAATATCCTGAGTCTCCACTTTGGGAGGCAGCAGACCATGTATCCCCAACATCTGTCGCTCCTGTAGGGTGAAGGCCATTCcctgaagacaaacacacaaaaaaacaggggCTATGAGAAGATGGAGTTTTGTCAGTAGAGGGCGCACTGCCTCACTTAAAACCCTTTGATGGAGGTTGATCTATTGACTTTAATCTACAGGAGAAAATGATAGCTAAGTGAAAGACACATGAAAGCAATTTTGCAGCACAGAAAGGGGGAAAAGCGTGGGGGAGTCTGAGAAGCCAATGAAGAACAGTGTAGGCAGAGACGCCCCAAGTGTAGGAGTGAGGACGGGGGAAGTGAGCTGTTGTCATGTTCCTGCAgtatgtgtgagcatgtgtgtacACTGTAGAGTTACAGGCCCCTCTCTGAATGAAACATGGCCCTAACACATAAAAGCTGTGGCAACTGGGGCTGGGGAAGGGGCACATCATTCTGTGAGTAATGGATGCTGGGGCTCCCCCTGGAAAAAATGCTGAGTCATGCGGGTGGAGCATTTTACTTCAACCAGCTCTACCACTGAGTTCTTCTCAGCAAAATCCAAGTGTGATATAGGGATTCTGTCTATTTATATGGAAGTGAGAGATTAAACTACATTCAAAGTTCTGTCTTGAAGGCTTTGAGTGATTAAAAATTAATCACTAATTCATCACTAATCACTAATTTATAAAATTGTGCATTAATGCATTTACACAAAAGTTCATTTGTGTTATTCAATATATTTATCCTTACATACTATAATTTGTCTGAGATTACtcacatttcactttaattaaatgtatttcagaTAGATAATGTTTATATGTTTCAGCACAGAGCAACACAAGTGCAGAGCTGTTACGCAGCAGAGAGTTGCATTTAATTATATGAGTAACCACTTACTTTCCTTATCCTGTGACTTACAATTACCAGTCACAGCTATGGTAGTCGCAATCCAGTTGGTAAATTTCACAATGCGCAGTCACTAATTTGATACTGAAGTCCTTATTAAGTAATCACTAGGTCCACTTAGACTGTAGCACATTTCCTAACACTACTGCCTTTGCTGTGGAGGTATGAGATAGGAGTCAATCATGATGATGCAGCATACTAATGCAAGTCACATCTGGTCTGGTAAATAAACATGTGACTAACCAACATGTCGCTCGCTTAGTGCAGCTTTACAAATGTTTGGATGAATCCAGTGACTTTTAATGACATGACATGTAGCAAAACCACAGTAGCCTCTAAGCCAGCCAGAACTCTTGGCCTCGAGTCGCTCCATTAGGAACTGATTCAAGCAAAGATCCACCAATCAGATCCTTTAGACGGGCTTTATATTGTGTTGGGCAGAAGAGTTCTGGTTCTGCATCAATTCTCAATGAATCTGACACCGGAGCAACGCCAACAGCCCCAGACTCTACGTAGACCCGAAATTTGAGTGAAAGTTCCAGTCGtaattgttgaaagtgaaacaggaagtacaaaaaaaattatctgGCCTGACTAAAAAGACACTAGTGATTGGGTGACATTACTACAGAATGAGCCGGATTGATGAGCGCACATGTATTAATGACTTGCAATGGAATTATTGTCAAGGTTTTATCCATTACCAGCGCCAAATGAGTACTTTCCtggttcctttttattttcaaggcATTTTGTGATATGCAAGTTGAGCagaatgttaatttaaataatataaatatacctaagacattaaaaacattaaatacattaaacaatagaaaattaaattcacaataaactgtcgtaattatcataataaaaacagtggtgtgGGGCCTCgcaggctatcaaagacagTGCATTTCTCGGCGTTATCAGGTTTTGAATCTAATTCGAGGTGTTGCCTCCCTTGTACAAAATCGCCTTCGAGCACTTGTAGTAGGTTACTGAGTCTGCAACTTTggaggtgaagtacagccaaacttttgCCTTGGTGCCTTAAGTTcatttccatccatgcaggtgaaacaGTAAAATTGATGTGACGCTATGGGGGCGCTAATTgaaaaattcagttttatttaattgtaacCAGAGCTATGTTTGCCTCTATATCAGTTGAAACCATCATGGCCCATAATGCAACAGTCTGGCTTCCTGACTTAAACCACACAGTTATTCAATGGAATCATATGTAACTTTTGCAAGTGTATAAATTGAGTGTAATAAAGAAATGATTGTCAAGTTAAGAATAATCTCCATTTGAGCAActtttttgctgtgtttctgttcaatACATAAAAGTTGTTCAGTGTATTGGCCCTGTGTCACTTCAGGATTTCCCTTGAACTCAAAATTTCTGTCCTTTGCAATATTCTGTTTGCTTGATCACACACTCATTTGGTCCATGATTTAACAGAAAGGTCAGACTAGGATCCCCCAAGGAGTGCATGTTATTTGGTTGTTTTGGtagaatttgaatttgaattttccAGCTCACAAAATGCAGATTTGGGTTTAAAACCAGCTTCAAAACTAATGGATGACATCCCAGCTCTCTGCATTCGTCTCCACATACAGTCTACAACAGAGACCAGCTTACATGTAGAGTGGAAGGTCTAAATTTAGTGCAACTTGTTCGAGCTGCACTAAATATAAACCTAGACCGTGACAGAGGGCTATCGTGTCACTTCAAGCAGCTGAAGCTTCATGTGTCATACACTTCTCAAGAAGCCCCGGCTCAGGTGGGTTTTGAAATTTACAAACGGGATTGCCCGGCAGGCAAAACACTTCATGATGCAACACGGTCAAATACAATCCA includes the following:
- the me2 gene encoding NAD-dependent malic enzyme, mitochondrial, coding for MLSRLRTTWSLRPCVSAYRWAHTKEKGKPLMLNPRTNKGMAFTLQERQMLGIHGLLPPKVETQDIQAMRFQNNLKKMTDPLQKYIYLMGIQERNERLFYRVLMEDIEELMPIVYTPTVGLACTHYGHIFRRPKGLFISILDKGHIRSILDNWPETNVAAVVVTDGERILGLGDLGVYGMGIPVGKLCLYTACAGIRPERCLPVVIDVGTDNETLLKDPLYMGLYQKRDRSQAYDDLIDEFMEAVVDKYGQDTLIQFEDFGNHNAFRFLRKYREKYCTFNDDIQGTASVALAGLLAAQRAIGKPITEHRVLFLGAGEAALGIANLIVMAMEESGMTQEEARNKVWMYDKYGLLVKGREQEMDTNQQAFIHDSPGNVQSFLDAVNTIKPTAIIGVSGAGRLFNHDVIKAMGTLNERPIIFALSNPTTKAECTAEDAYKLTEGRCLFASGSPFGPVTLSDGRVITPGQGNNAYIFPGVALAVILSGVRHISDTVFLEAAKTLAEQLTDKDLEEGRLYPPLSNIREVSLQMAVKVVEYVYAKGMAFRYPEPLDKNAFVRATVWNTSYDSFLPDTYDWPGVTFSPKTKSG